The Gammaproteobacteria bacterium genome has a segment encoding these proteins:
- a CDS encoding SURF1 family protein, translated as MERCEDETGRHARRTRPPWWATLGAALFAALFFAAGSWQLNRAAEKRALLESFDNAAAAHPMPAPRDAEAIATLRYRPVRATGHFDASHQVLLDARIRDGQAGYEVLTPLLTGTGAILVNRGWVAASPDRSRLPEIGIDSGEVTIRGMLDALPQAALALEPDEGAQAAGWPRRMLYPTTQDISAALGYPVRNYQILLAPDTADGFRRDWRPVLLAPQQHLGYAVQWFALAATVVVIYAALGFRRTAPADRT; from the coding sequence TGGGCGCGGCGCTGTTTGCTGCGCTGTTCTTCGCCGCGGGTTCCTGGCAGCTCAACCGCGCCGCGGAGAAGCGTGCGCTGCTCGAGTCATTCGACAACGCTGCCGCGGCACATCCGATGCCGGCACCGCGCGATGCCGAAGCGATCGCCACGCTGCGCTATCGGCCGGTCCGGGCCACCGGCCACTTCGACGCCAGTCACCAGGTCCTGCTCGACGCCCGGATTCGCGACGGTCAGGCCGGCTATGAGGTGCTCACACCGCTCCTGACCGGCACCGGTGCCATCCTCGTCAACCGGGGTTGGGTCGCCGCCAGCCCCGACCGCAGTCGCCTGCCCGAGATCGGGATCGACAGCGGCGAAGTCACGATCCGCGGCATGCTCGATGCGCTGCCGCAGGCAGCGCTCGCCCTCGAACCGGACGAGGGCGCACAGGCGGCCGGCTGGCCACGCCGCATGCTGTACCCGACCACGCAGGACATCAGTGCCGCGCTCGGCTACCCGGTGCGCAATTACCAGATCCTGCTCGCTCCGGACACGGCGGACGGTTTCCGGCGCGACTGGCGCCCGGTCCTGCTCGCGCCACAGCAGCACCTGGGCTATGCCGTGCAGTGGTTCGCGCTGGCGGCAACGGTGGTCGTAATCTATGCGGCCCTTGGCTTTCGCAGGACCGCTCCCGCGGATCGCACATGA
- a CDS encoding COX15/CtaA family protein codes for MYDWYRRLLYLAVTLALTVVVLGAWVRLTDAGLGCPDWPGCYGQLTVPDEAHEHASAAAAFPDRPLDPTKARNEMIHRYVATTLGLAILGIAGIAVANRRDPRQPLILPLVLLATVVFQGLLGMWTVTLLVKPLIVVAHLIGGLTTLSMAFWLILEAARQPPRSAVRAGRAAFIPAVIALAVLAAQIALGGWTSSNYAALACPDLPKCTGEWWPDGADFSEAFILWRGLGVNYEGGVLDATARVAIHFTHRLGALLTLVVLIIVGGRATRRHGHSAPVVAAGWLVLAAVTLQMILGISTVWFGLPLWVATAHNGGAALLLLSVINLNHAASYRRSPGRAF; via the coding sequence ATGTACGACTGGTACCGCAGACTGCTCTACCTGGCGGTGACGCTCGCGCTGACCGTCGTCGTGCTCGGTGCCTGGGTGCGCCTGACGGATGCGGGCCTCGGCTGCCCGGATTGGCCGGGCTGCTACGGGCAGCTCACCGTGCCCGACGAAGCGCACGAGCATGCGTCGGCCGCGGCGGCGTTCCCCGACCGGCCGCTCGACCCGACCAAGGCCCGCAACGAGATGATCCATCGCTATGTCGCCACCACGCTGGGGCTGGCGATCCTCGGTATCGCCGGCATCGCCGTGGCCAACCGACGCGATCCGCGCCAGCCGCTGATCCTGCCGCTCGTGCTGCTCGCGACCGTGGTGTTCCAGGGGCTGCTCGGCATGTGGACCGTGACGCTGCTGGTGAAGCCGTTGATCGTCGTGGCACACCTGATCGGCGGGCTCACCACGCTGAGCATGGCCTTCTGGTTGATCCTGGAGGCAGCCCGCCAGCCGCCGCGATCGGCGGTGCGCGCCGGGCGGGCCGCCTTTATTCCGGCGGTGATTGCGCTCGCGGTGCTCGCCGCGCAGATCGCGCTTGGCGGCTGGACCAGTTCCAACTACGCCGCGCTCGCCTGTCCCGACCTGCCCAAGTGCACGGGCGAATGGTGGCCGGACGGCGCCGATTTCAGTGAGGCATTCATTCTCTGGCGTGGCCTTGGCGTGAACTACGAAGGCGGCGTACTCGACGCCACCGCCAGGGTCGCCATTCACTTTACCCACCGGCTCGGCGCGCTGTTGACGCTTGTCGTGCTCATCATCGTCGGCGGCCGTGCGACACGCCGGCACGGGCATTCCGCCCCGGTGGTGGCCGCCGGCTGGCTGGTGCTTGCGGCGGTGACCCTGCAGATGATCCTCGGCATCAGCACCGTCTGGTTCGGGCTGCCGCTGTGGGTCGCGACCGCGCACAATGGTGGCGCGGCGCTGCTGCTACTCTCCGTGATCAACCTGAATCACGCAGCCTCGTACCGGCGCTCGCCGGGGCGCGCGTTCTGA
- the uvrD gene encoding DNA helicase II, with protein MDVTPILAPLNDAQREAVTAPAGPVLVVAGAGSGKTRVLVHRIAWLIEVENVSPFGILAVTFTNKAAAEMRSRIEALLGIPVDNLWVGTFHGLAHRLLRRHWREAGLPQGFQILDSEDQLRLIRRILKGLELDEASWVPREIQWFINGQKDEGRRPDQLRDEGDGNRRQLIHLYRMYQDSCERSGLVDFAELLLRARELWQNHPELLDTYRRRFRHILVDEFQDTNAIQYDWLRLLAGETGIPFAVGDDDQSIYRWRGARTEHLNRFRQDFPGARMVKLEQNYRSTGTILEAANALIGHNNGRIGKQLWTESGAGAPIRLFSAYNERDEAQFVVERIRAAVADGQRRADHAVLYRSNAQSRAFEEALLHAGMPYRVYGGLRFFERAEIKDALAYLRLLANRDDDPSFERVVNLPTRGIGARTMDEVRGYARANAISLWRSAQSAAGGQLTGRAASAVFEFLALVDTMDRDSRELPLHERVDHVTTRSGLIEHFRKEVRERSEARIENLEELVSAARSFDADTTEDAEDMPALDAFLAHAALESGDTEGNDWDDCVQLMTMHSAKGLEFPVVFIAGMEDGLFPHRRTLEDPDGLEEERRLCYVGATRAMRELYLTCAEQRRLHGVDSVGQPSRFIGEIPGRLIEEVRPRIRVSRPVFRRQAATAALSDPEAPVRLGQRVRHGKFGEGIVLNCEGAGAHARVQVNFESCGTKWLVMSYANLELM; from the coding sequence ATGGACGTCACGCCCATTCTCGCGCCGCTGAACGACGCCCAGCGCGAAGCGGTCACCGCGCCCGCCGGCCCGGTGCTGGTGGTCGCCGGCGCGGGCAGCGGCAAGACACGCGTGCTGGTGCATCGCATCGCCTGGCTGATCGAGGTGGAGAACGTCTCGCCGTTTGGCATCCTCGCGGTCACCTTCACCAACAAGGCGGCGGCCGAGATGCGCAGCCGCATCGAGGCGCTGCTCGGTATTCCGGTCGACAACCTCTGGGTCGGCACCTTTCACGGGCTGGCGCACCGGCTGCTGCGCCGTCACTGGCGTGAAGCGGGTCTTCCCCAGGGATTCCAGATTCTCGATTCCGAGGACCAGCTGCGCCTCATCCGGCGCATCCTCAAAGGGCTGGAACTCGACGAGGCAAGCTGGGTGCCGCGCGAGATCCAGTGGTTCATCAACGGCCAGAAGGACGAGGGACGCCGCCCCGACCAGCTGCGCGACGAGGGCGACGGCAACCGCCGGCAGCTCATCCACCTCTACCGCATGTACCAGGACAGCTGCGAGCGATCCGGGCTGGTGGATTTTGCCGAACTCCTGCTGCGCGCCCGGGAACTGTGGCAGAACCACCCGGAGTTGCTCGATACCTACCGCCGGCGCTTCCGGCACATCCTGGTGGACGAGTTCCAGGACACGAACGCCATCCAGTACGATTGGCTGCGGCTGCTTGCGGGCGAAACCGGCATTCCATTCGCCGTTGGTGACGATGATCAGTCGATCTACCGCTGGCGCGGCGCGCGCACCGAGCACCTCAACCGCTTCCGCCAGGATTTCCCCGGCGCGCGAATGGTGAAGCTGGAACAGAACTACCGCTCGACCGGCACCATACTCGAGGCGGCCAACGCGCTCATCGGCCATAACAACGGCCGCATCGGCAAGCAGCTTTGGACCGAGAGCGGCGCCGGCGCACCGATCCGGCTGTTCAGCGCCTACAACGAACGCGATGAGGCGCAGTTCGTCGTCGAGCGGATTCGTGCGGCAGTGGCGGATGGCCAGCGCCGCGCGGATCATGCCGTGCTGTACCGATCCAATGCCCAGTCGCGAGCGTTCGAAGAGGCGCTGCTCCACGCCGGCATGCCCTATCGCGTCTATGGCGGACTGCGCTTCTTCGAGCGCGCGGAGATCAAGGACGCCCTCGCTTACCTGCGCCTGCTCGCCAACCGCGACGACGATCCCTCCTTCGAACGGGTGGTCAACCTGCCCACGCGCGGCATCGGCGCGCGCACCATGGATGAGGTCCGCGGCTACGCCCGCGCCAACGCGATCTCGTTGTGGCGCTCGGCACAGTCAGCCGCCGGCGGGCAGCTCACCGGGCGCGCCGCCAGCGCGGTCTTCGAGTTTCTCGCGCTGGTGGACACCATGGACCGCGACAGCCGCGAGTTGCCGCTGCACGAGCGGGTGGACCATGTGACCACACGCTCCGGCCTGATCGAGCACTTTCGCAAGGAGGTGCGCGAGCGCTCTGAGGCGCGCATCGAGAACCTCGAGGAACTCGTGAGCGCCGCCCGCAGCTTTGATGCCGACACGACCGAAGACGCCGAGGACATGCCGGCGCTCGATGCCTTTCTCGCCCACGCGGCACTGGAGTCCGGCGACACGGAAGGCAACGACTGGGACGACTGCGTCCAGCTCATGACGATGCACTCGGCCAAAGGCCTCGAGTTCCCGGTGGTGTTCATCGCCGGAATGGAGGACGGGCTGTTCCCGCACCGGCGCACGCTGGAAGACCCGGATGGCCTCGAGGAGGAGCGACGGTTGTGCTACGTGGGCGCGACCCGCGCCATGCGCGAACTCTACCTGACCTGCGCCGAACAGCGCCGGCTGCACGGCGTGGACAGTGTCGGTCAGCCCTCGCGGTTCATCGGCGAGATCCCCGGGCGGCTGATCGAGGAGGTGCGCCCGCGTATCCGGGTATCGAGGCCGGTGTTCCGCCGCCAGGCCGCGACGGCGGCCTTGAGCGACCCGGAAGCACCCGTGCGCCTCGGGCAACGCGTGCGCCATGGCAAGTTCGGAGAAGGCATCGTGCTCAACTGCGAGGGGGCGGGCGCGCACGCGCGGGTGCAGGTGAACTTCGAGAGTTGCGGAACCAAGTGGCTGGTGATGTCGTACGCCAATCTCGAGCTGATGTAG
- the trkA gene encoding Trk system potassium transporter TrkA, whose translation MKILILGAGQVGSTAAFQLARQEANEVTIVDQDPAVLRELQDRLDVRTVVGHAAYPATLERAGAPDADMIIALTSSDEVNMVACQVAQNLFGIDTKIARVRAAEYIAVPELFKPGAMPIDVRISPEQLVTQYIQQLIQYRGSFEVLDFADGRVRLVGIRTRRDGLLVNQRIRDLRAHVPDAQVRIAAIYRDGQSVPVEGDTLIREHDEVFFIAARDDIRAVMAEMRKLEPPARRVVIAGGGNIGLRLASALEDSNNVKVIERDRERARRISERLSKAIVLCGDAADEELLLEENIDAADVFVSVTNADEANILSAMLAKDLGCNKVMALINRPSYAEMMEKSTIDVAISPQQITIGTLLALARRGDMVRVHSLRRGRAEAIEAIAHGTAENSRVVGRRIDQISLPPGCSFNIIIRHDRVMEVHHDTVVQSDDHVILFLTDRRQVEQVERLFQLSGRFR comes from the coding sequence ATGAAGATCCTCATCCTCGGCGCCGGCCAGGTCGGATCCACGGCCGCCTTCCAGCTCGCCCGACAGGAGGCCAACGAGGTCACCATCGTCGATCAGGACCCGGCTGTGCTGCGCGAATTGCAGGACCGGCTCGACGTACGCACAGTGGTCGGCCACGCCGCCTACCCGGCGACGCTCGAACGAGCCGGCGCACCCGACGCCGACATGATCATCGCGCTCACCAGCAGCGACGAAGTGAACATGGTCGCCTGCCAGGTGGCGCAGAACCTGTTCGGCATCGACACGAAGATCGCCCGCGTGCGCGCCGCCGAGTACATCGCGGTGCCGGAGCTGTTCAAGCCCGGGGCGATGCCCATCGATGTGCGGATCAGCCCCGAGCAGCTGGTGACGCAGTACATCCAGCAGCTCATCCAGTACCGCGGCTCCTTCGAAGTGCTGGATTTCGCCGATGGGCGCGTCCGGCTCGTCGGCATTCGCACGCGCCGCGACGGCCTGCTGGTCAACCAGCGCATCCGCGATCTGCGTGCGCACGTACCCGATGCCCAGGTGCGTATCGCAGCGATCTACCGCGACGGCCAGAGTGTGCCGGTCGAGGGCGACACGCTGATCCGGGAGCACGATGAGGTGTTCTTCATTGCCGCCCGCGACGATATCCGGGCGGTGATGGCCGAGATGCGCAAGCTCGAGCCGCCGGCACGCCGCGTGGTGATCGCCGGCGGTGGCAACATCGGGCTGCGCCTCGCCTCCGCGCTCGAGGATTCGAACAACGTCAAGGTGATCGAGCGGGATCGCGAACGCGCGCGACGCATCTCCGAGCGCCTCAGCAAGGCGATCGTGCTCTGCGGTGATGCCGCCGACGAAGAACTGCTGCTCGAGGAGAATATCGACGCCGCTGACGTGTTCGTCTCCGTAACCAATGCCGACGAAGCCAATATCCTCTCCGCGATGCTCGCCAAGGATCTCGGTTGCAATAAAGTGATGGCGCTCATCAACCGGCCGTCCTACGCGGAGATGATGGAGAAGAGCACGATCGACGTCGCCATTTCACCGCAGCAGATCACCATCGGCACGCTCCTCGCTCTGGCCCGGCGCGGCGACATGGTGCGGGTTCACTCCCTGCGGCGCGGACGCGCCGAGGCCATCGAGGCGATTGCGCACGGCACGGCGGAGAACTCCCGGGTGGTCGGCAGGCGCATCGACCAGATCAGCCTGCCGCCTGGCTGCAGTTTCAACATCATCATCCGCCACGACCGGGTGATGGAGGTCCACCACGACACGGTGGTGCAGTCCGATGATCACGTGATCCTTTTTCTCACCGACCGCCGGCAGGTCGAGCAGGTTGAACGGTTGTTTCAGCTTTCCGGCCGTTTCCGTTAG
- a CDS encoding TrkH family potassium uptake protein, which yields MHVKVVQQILGLLLMLFSLSMLPPVFVSAWHQDGSAAAFVSGFLVTLLTGLAIWAPVRGKSRDLRTRDGFLVVAGFWTLLGLFGAAPLVFAEHPAMSLTDAVFEAVSGLTTTGATVLVGLDTLPPAILYYRAQLHWLGGMGIVVLAVAVLPMLGVGGAQLYRAETPGAVKDAKLTPRITETAKALWIVYLGLTIACTLAFWLAGMSLFDAICHSFATLATGGFSTHDASLGFFQSPLINGIAIVFMVLAGANFTLHFLVFQSRSLRNYWRDAEFKGYLGILGASSLFIATYLLVTGHYDDLPRALLDATFHVVSNMTTTGFTTTDFSVWPGTLPVMLVFIMFIGGCGGSTTGGIKVMRWLLLYRQGAREVARLIHPAAEIPVRLGGSVIPQRVVDAVWGFFAIYVTLFSVLMLILLATGVDQVTAFSAIATCINNVGPGLGDVVSNFTAINDVDKWVCVLAMLLGRLEIFTLFVLISPAFWRR from the coding sequence ATGCACGTCAAGGTCGTCCAGCAAATCCTCGGGCTGCTGCTGATGCTGTTCAGCCTGAGCATGCTGCCGCCGGTGTTCGTTTCCGCCTGGCACCAGGACGGCTCTGCGGCGGCATTCGTCTCCGGGTTCCTGGTGACGCTGCTGACCGGTCTGGCCATCTGGGCGCCCGTGCGCGGCAAAAGCCGCGATCTGCGCACGCGCGACGGCTTCCTGGTCGTGGCCGGTTTCTGGACGCTGCTGGGTTTGTTCGGCGCCGCTCCGCTGGTGTTCGCCGAACACCCGGCCATGAGCCTCACCGACGCGGTGTTCGAAGCCGTCTCCGGCCTGACGACGACCGGCGCGACAGTCCTGGTCGGCCTCGACACCCTGCCACCGGCGATCCTGTACTACCGTGCCCAGCTCCACTGGCTCGGGGGCATGGGCATCGTCGTGCTGGCGGTCGCGGTGCTGCCCATGCTGGGCGTCGGTGGCGCCCAGCTTTATCGCGCGGAGACTCCCGGCGCGGTCAAGGATGCCAAGCTGACGCCGCGCATCACGGAAACCGCCAAGGCGCTGTGGATCGTATACCTCGGCCTGACGATTGCCTGCACGCTGGCGTTCTGGCTGGCCGGCATGAGCCTGTTCGACGCCATCTGTCACAGCTTTGCCACGCTCGCAACCGGGGGCTTCTCAACGCACGACGCGAGCCTCGGCTTTTTCCAGAGTCCCCTGATCAACGGCATTGCGATCGTCTTCATGGTGCTCGCCGGCGCCAACTTCACCCTGCACTTCCTGGTGTTCCAGTCGCGCAGCCTGCGCAACTACTGGCGTGATGCGGAGTTCAAGGGCTATCTCGGCATTCTCGGTGCATCGAGCCTGTTCATCGCGACTTACCTGCTCGTCACCGGCCACTACGACGATCTGCCGAGGGCGTTACTCGACGCGACCTTCCACGTCGTCTCCAACATGACGACGACCGGTTTCACGACAACGGACTTCTCGGTCTGGCCCGGCACCCTGCCCGTGATGCTGGTGTTCATCATGTTCATCGGCGGCTGTGGCGGTTCGACCACCGGCGGCATCAAAGTCATGCGCTGGTTGCTGCTCTACCGGCAGGGCGCGCGCGAGGTTGCCCGGCTCATTCACCCGGCTGCCGAGATCCCGGTGCGCTTAGGGGGCAGCGTGATCCCGCAGCGGGTGGTCGATGCGGTGTGGGGGTTTTTTGCGATCTACGTGACCTTGTTCAGCGTGCTGATGCTGATTCTGCTCGCCACGGGCGTGGATCAGGTCACGGCCTTTTCCGCGATTGCCACGTGCATCAACAATGTCGGCCCCGGTCTCGGCGACGTGGTGTCCAACTTCACCGCCATCAATGACGTCGACAAGTGGGTATGCGTGCTGGCCATGCTGCTGGGGCGCCTGGAGATCTTCACGCTGTTCGTCCTGATCTCACCCGCCTTCTGGCGCCGCTGA
- a CDS encoding aromatic ring-hydroxylating dioxygenase subunit alpha, which translates to MYINFWYPMARSEDVKNDTPFRMRVLGLRFVAFRDDKGKAHVLHDVCTHRGGSLGKGWVRDNTVVCPYHGWRFSGDGRCSHIPSLPDETPPARAKVDSYPVQEKYGIVFAFLGDLPESERPPLHEIEEYDAPGWRANRLTVFEVPAYYERSMENGLDPSHNEFVHPAQGSPNMNPDLRKKPLAVENVPWGSRFLIRFENKEEHKGTKALHDKETLVDEVTAGSGHVGPNQMITWIRFSEKNMFHQYFFEAPIDETRTRIFFVNMRTFMLDPANDERIGKVNLVVAQEDIDILGELDPVQTPDTTTREVLVPSDRAIVTYREWLKKFDQKGWRIDIDTLKARRGKVAFAVPCPGRRTSGNWVLDPVPLLPAG; encoded by the coding sequence ATGTACATCAATTTCTGGTACCCAATGGCGCGCAGCGAGGACGTCAAGAACGACACACCATTTCGCATGCGGGTGCTGGGACTGCGCTTCGTCGCCTTCCGCGACGACAAGGGCAAGGCGCACGTGTTGCACGACGTGTGCACTCACCGCGGCGGATCGCTCGGCAAAGGCTGGGTGCGCGACAACACCGTCGTTTGTCCATACCACGGCTGGCGATTCAGCGGCGACGGCCGGTGCTCGCACATACCGAGCCTGCCCGACGAGACGCCTCCGGCCAGGGCGAAGGTGGACAGCTACCCGGTACAAGAGAAGTACGGGATCGTGTTCGCCTTCCTCGGCGACCTGCCCGAGAGTGAGCGCCCACCGCTGCACGAGATCGAGGAATACGACGCGCCAGGCTGGCGCGCCAACCGGCTCACGGTGTTCGAGGTACCCGCCTACTACGAACGCTCCATGGAGAACGGCCTCGATCCGTCACACAACGAGTTCGTCCACCCGGCCCAGGGGTCGCCCAACATGAATCCGGACCTGCGCAAGAAGCCGCTGGCCGTGGAGAACGTCCCCTGGGGCAGCAGGTTCCTCATTCGCTTCGAGAACAAGGAAGAGCACAAGGGCACCAAGGCGTTGCACGACAAGGAAACACTGGTGGACGAGGTCACGGCCGGCTCCGGCCACGTCGGGCCGAACCAGATGATTACCTGGATCCGCTTCTCCGAGAAGAACATGTTCCACCAGTACTTCTTCGAGGCGCCGATCGACGAGACACGCACGCGGATATTCTTCGTCAACATGCGCACGTTCATGCTCGACCCTGCCAACGACGAGCGTATCGGCAAGGTGAACCTCGTGGTCGCGCAGGAGGACATCGATATCCTCGGTGAACTCGACCCGGTACAGACCCCGGACACGACGACCCGGGAGGTGCTGGTGCCTTCAGACCGGGCCATCGTCACCTATCGCGAGTGGCTGAAGAAGTTTGACCAGAAGGGCTGGCGCATCGACATCGATACGCTGAAGGCCAGGCGGGGCAAAGTCGCATTCGCCGTGCCCTGCCCGGGCCGGCGCACCTCAGGCAACTGGGTGCTCGACCCGGTGCCGCTGCTCCCGGCCGGGTAG
- a CDS encoding HU family DNA-binding protein: MAKAPTKSDILNQIAKDTKLSRKQASAVLESLSGCIKKSLRSNGIFTVPGLMKLKVIKKPATKEREGTNPFTGEKMTFKAKPASKKVRILPLKALKNMVN; encoded by the coding sequence ATGGCAAAAGCACCGACGAAGTCGGACATCCTGAACCAGATCGCCAAGGACACGAAGCTGTCGCGCAAACAAGCAAGCGCGGTGCTTGAGTCGCTGAGCGGATGCATCAAGAAGAGCCTCCGCAGCAACGGGATTTTCACCGTCCCTGGGCTGATGAAGCTCAAGGTCATCAAGAAGCCCGCCACCAAGGAGCGGGAAGGCACCAATCCTTTCACCGGCGAGAAAATGACCTTCAAGGCGAAGCCCGCCTCGAAGAAGGTTCGCATCCTGCCGCTGAAGGCCCTCAAGAACATGGTCAACTGA
- a CDS encoding FKBP-type peptidyl-prolyl cis-trans isomerase, which translates to MTARTRFTVLMSAALVAAGCQQGPTEATAAEMSEDQKAIYAYGAAVGHQVAEQAKQIRLTPEELEVFRTGFSDTLTGKKPAIEIEKYEQRFQEIAQARISAGAEETKKKGAEFLAAAAAEAGAVTTDTGLVFRTLTAGTGKRPKSSDTVRVHYEGKLTDGQVFDSSRQRGEPAEFALDRVIPCWTEGVQRMQVGETAKLVCPAAIAYGDRGAGGAIPPGATLVFEVELLEIK; encoded by the coding sequence ATGACTGCCAGAACCCGTTTCACCGTGCTGATGTCCGCCGCGCTGGTCGCCGCGGGCTGCCAGCAGGGTCCGACCGAAGCCACCGCGGCCGAGATGAGCGAGGACCAGAAGGCCATCTATGCGTACGGCGCGGCGGTTGGTCACCAGGTCGCCGAGCAGGCCAAGCAGATCCGCCTGACGCCCGAGGAACTCGAAGTCTTTCGGACCGGGTTCTCCGACACCCTGACCGGCAAGAAACCGGCCATAGAGATCGAAAAGTACGAGCAGCGTTTCCAGGAGATCGCTCAGGCGCGGATCAGCGCCGGCGCCGAGGAGACGAAGAAGAAGGGCGCCGAGTTTCTCGCGGCCGCTGCCGCCGAGGCCGGCGCCGTCACCACCGACACCGGTCTCGTCTTCCGCACGCTCACCGCAGGCACAGGCAAGCGCCCGAAGTCCTCCGACACGGTGCGTGTGCACTACGAAGGCAAGCTCACGGATGGGCAGGTATTCGATAGTTCACGCCAGCGGGGCGAACCGGCCGAGTTTGCCCTCGACCGCGTGATCCCGTGCTGGACCGAGGGCGTCCAGCGCATGCAGGTTGGCGAGACCGCAAAGCTCGTCTGCCCTGCGGCGATCGCCTACGGTGACCGCGGCGCCGGCGGCGCGATACCGCCCGGGGCGACCCTGGTGTTCGAGGTCGAACTGCTCGAAATCAAGTAG
- a CDS encoding cupin domain-containing protein, which yields MRTLTTLGAISTRRFMREYWQRKPLLLRAAFPGFAPPLGRDWLFELAAHEEVESRLVLRERGRVVLRHGPFPRRSLPPLAQSRWTLLVQGVDLADAGARELLARFRFVPDARLDDLMVSYATDGGGVGPHVDNYDVFLLQACGRRRWRISHQRDQRLRSGTALPLLANFHPEREWVLDPGDMLYLPPGVAHDGIAVGECITYSIGFRTPVWQELLDPWFAAFAEHAAVRGRYQDAGQRPVRHPGELPRALVTRTHEALGRLRPTRAHTERFLLEYLSEPKRQVVFDRPRRSLKPAGFARAASSRGVRLDRRSRILLGQPGIALNGELFVVERALRPLLRSLSDHWVLDAASCRRAPAALLALLHDWWLAGWLHLGTEARQ from the coding sequence ATGCGGACGCTGACGACCCTGGGCGCAATCAGTACGCGCCGCTTCATGCGCGAATACTGGCAGCGCAAGCCGCTGCTCCTGCGCGCTGCGTTTCCCGGTTTCGCGCCGCCGCTCGGGCGCGACTGGCTGTTCGAGCTCGCCGCCCACGAGGAGGTCGAGTCTCGCCTGGTGCTGCGGGAGCGCGGCCGCGTGGTACTGCGCCACGGCCCGTTTCCGCGGCGTTCACTGCCACCCCTGGCGCAGTCGCGCTGGACGTTGCTGGTCCAGGGGGTGGACCTGGCAGATGCCGGCGCACGCGAGTTGCTCGCCCGCTTCCGCTTCGTCCCGGACGCGCGGCTCGACGACCTCATGGTGAGCTATGCGACCGACGGGGGCGGTGTCGGGCCGCACGTCGACAACTACGACGTGTTCCTGCTGCAGGCCTGCGGCCGGCGGCGGTGGCGCATCTCGCACCAGCGCGACCAGCGCCTGCGCTCCGGCACGGCGTTGCCCCTGCTCGCGAACTTCCACCCGGAACGCGAGTGGGTTCTCGACCCAGGCGACATGTTGTACCTGCCTCCTGGTGTCGCCCACGACGGCATCGCGGTGGGCGAGTGCATCACCTACTCCATCGGCTTTCGTACCCCGGTTTGGCAGGAGCTGCTCGACCCCTGGTTCGCGGCGTTCGCCGAGCATGCTGCGGTCCGTGGCCGCTACCAGGACGCCGGCCAGCGCCCGGTCCGCCACCCGGGGGAGTTACCGCGCGCCCTGGTGACCCGCACACACGAGGCGCTCGGCCGGCTGCGGCCAACGCGCGCACATACCGAGCGCTTCCTGCTCGAGTATCTCTCCGAACCGAAGCGCCAGGTGGTATTCGACCGGCCGCGACGCAGCCTGAAACCGGCAGGCTTTGCGCGTGCCGCAAGCAGTCGCGGCGTGCGGCTCGACCGGCGCAGCCGGATACTGCTCGGGCAGCCGGGTATAGCCCTGAACGGCGAACTCTTCGTGGTCGAACGCGCGCTGCGGCCGTTGCTGCGCTCCCTGTCCGACCACTGGGTTCTCGACGCCGCAAGCTGCCGGCGCGCCCCGGCAGCGCTGCTGGCCTTGCTGCACGACTGGTGGCTCGCCGGCTGGCTGCATCTTGGGACGGAGGCCCGGCAGTGA
- a CDS encoding GNAT family N-acetyltransferase: MNATDRPTIRRADTADAAVLAAIGAATFIETFGHLYAPEDLAAFLAATYSRAACARLLADPGVAVWLAGPAQHPTGYVVAGPCKLPVPDREPRAGEIRQLYLHRSAQGRGLGTRLLQVALDWLRANGHTPLYVGVWSENLGAQRLYARHGFGKIGEYDFPVGRHLDREFILKQSTPAMKHLAGLQS, from the coding sequence GTGAACGCCACCGACCGCCCGACGATACGCCGCGCCGACACTGCCGATGCCGCTGTGCTCGCAGCAATCGGCGCGGCCACCTTCATCGAGACGTTCGGGCACCTCTATGCGCCGGAGGATCTCGCCGCGTTTCTCGCGGCGACGTATTCGAGGGCGGCCTGCGCGCGGTTGCTGGCGGACCCCGGGGTCGCCGTCTGGCTCGCCGGCCCGGCGCAACACCCCACCGGCTATGTGGTGGCCGGCCCCTGCAAGCTGCCGGTGCCGGACCGTGAACCGCGCGCGGGCGAGATCCGTCAGCTCTACCTGCACCGTTCGGCGCAGGGCCGTGGCCTCGGCACGCGCCTGCTACAGGTCGCGCTCGACTGGCTCCGGGCGAACGGACACACCCCGCTGTACGTCGGTGTGTGGTCAGAGAACCTCGGCGCCCAGCGTCTCTACGCCCGCCATGGCTTCGGGAAAATCGGGGAATACGACTTTCCGGTCGGGCGCCATCTCGATCGGGAATTCATCCTGAAGCAGAGCACGCCGGCGATGAAACACCTCGCGGGATTGCAGTCCTAA